The following proteins are co-located in the Bosea sp. AS-1 genome:
- the dxs gene encoding 1-deoxy-D-xylulose-5-phosphate synthase, with product MPRPVTPLLDTIHDPADLRRLDDAQLRQLADELRLETIDAVSVTGGHLGAGLGVVELTVALHHVFDTPRDRLIWDVGHQAYPHKILTGRRDRIRTLRQGGGLSGFTKRSESAYDPFGAAHSSTSISAGLGMAVGRDLAGRENNVIAVIGDGAMSAGMAYEAMNNAGALDSRLIVILNDNDMSIAPPVGAMSAYLARLVSGRTYRSLREVAKQLAERLPRFFHDKARRTEEYARGFWTGGTMFEELGFYYVGPIDGHNLDHLLPVLRNVRDAGNGPILVHVVTQKGKGYAPAEATPDKYHAVVKFDPVTGLQAKAPANAPSYTAVFANALIKQAREDEKIVAVTAAMPSGTGLDAFGKEFPGRTFDVGIAEQHAVTFAAGLATEGYKPFVAIYSTFMQRAYDQIVHDVAIQKLPVRFALDRAGLVGADGATHAGSFDIAYLACLPDMVVMAAADEAELTHMVATAAAYDSGPIAFRYPRGEGVGVELPDVGVPLEIGKGRILREGTQIALVSLGTRLGESLKAADLLAQRGLSTTVADARFAKPLDEALILKLAREHDILITIEEGSVGGFGSHVLHLLAQNGALDAGLKVRSLTLPDSFQDQDKPDAMYAAAGLDAAGIVKAVEAALGNPSSIKRA from the coding sequence GTGCCCCGTCCTGTCACGCCGCTCCTCGATACGATCCATGACCCGGCCGATCTGCGCAGGCTCGACGATGCGCAATTGCGCCAGCTCGCCGACGAGCTCCGGCTCGAGACGATCGATGCCGTCTCCGTCACGGGCGGTCATCTCGGCGCCGGGCTCGGCGTGGTCGAGCTCACGGTCGCGCTACATCATGTCTTCGACACGCCGCGCGACCGGCTGATCTGGGATGTCGGCCACCAGGCTTATCCGCACAAGATCCTGACCGGACGCCGCGACCGCATCCGCACGCTGCGCCAGGGCGGCGGCCTTTCGGGCTTCACCAAGCGTTCGGAGAGCGCATACGATCCCTTCGGCGCCGCGCATTCCTCGACTTCGATCTCGGCCGGGCTCGGCATGGCCGTGGGGCGCGACCTCGCCGGCCGCGAGAACAACGTCATCGCCGTGATCGGCGACGGCGCCATGTCGGCCGGCATGGCCTATGAGGCGATGAACAATGCCGGTGCGCTCGATTCGCGGCTCATCGTCATCCTCAACGACAACGACATGTCGATCGCCCCGCCGGTGGGTGCGATGTCGGCCTATCTGGCGCGGTTGGTCTCGGGCCGTACCTATCGCTCGCTGCGCGAAGTCGCCAAGCAGCTCGCCGAGAGGCTGCCGCGCTTCTTCCACGACAAGGCGCGGCGCACCGAAGAGTATGCCCGCGGCTTCTGGACCGGCGGAACGATGTTCGAGGAGCTCGGCTTCTACTATGTCGGGCCGATCGACGGACATAACCTCGACCACCTGCTACCGGTGCTGCGCAATGTCCGCGACGCCGGCAACGGGCCGATCCTCGTCCATGTCGTGACGCAGAAGGGCAAGGGTTACGCTCCCGCCGAGGCGACGCCGGACAAGTATCACGCCGTCGTCAAGTTCGACCCCGTCACCGGCCTGCAGGCCAAGGCCCCGGCCAATGCGCCGAGCTACACCGCGGTCTTCGCCAATGCGCTGATCAAGCAGGCGCGCGAGGACGAGAAGATCGTCGCCGTCACCGCCGCCATGCCGTCCGGCACCGGGCTCGACGCCTTCGGCAAGGAGTTTCCGGGCCGCACCTTCGATGTCGGTATCGCCGAGCAGCACGCCGTGACCTTCGCGGCGGGGCTCGCGACCGAGGGCTACAAGCCCTTCGTCGCGATCTACTCGACCTTCATGCAGCGCGCCTACGACCAGATCGTGCATGACGTCGCGATCCAGAAGCTTCCCGTTCGCTTCGCGCTCGATCGGGCGGGGCTCGTCGGCGCCGACGGCGCGACGCATGCCGGCTCCTTCGACATCGCCTATCTCGCCTGCCTGCCGGACATGGTGGTGATGGCGGCCGCCGACGAGGCGGAGCTGACCCATATGGTCGCGACCGCGGCGGCCTATGATTCCGGTCCCATCGCCTTCCGCTATCCGCGCGGCGAAGGCGTCGGCGTCGAATTGCCGGATGTCGGCGTGCCGCTCGAAATCGGCAAGGGACGCATCCTGCGCGAGGGCACGCAGATCGCGCTCGTCTCGCTCGGCACGCGGCTCGGCGAATCCCTCAAGGCTGCCGACCTGCTGGCGCAGCGCGGCCTGTCCACGACGGTGGCCGATGCGCGCTTCGCCAAGCCGCTCGACGAGGCGCTGATCCTGAAGCTCGCCCGCGAGCACGACATCCTGATCACCATCGAGGAAGGCTCGGTCGGCGGCTTCGGCAGCCATGTGCTGCATCTGCTCGCACAGAATGGCGCACTCGATGCCGGCCTGAAAGTCCGGAGCCTGACGCTGCCGGACAGCTTCCAGGATCAGGACAAGCCCGACGCGATGTATGCCGCCGCCGGGCTCGATGCGGCCGGCATCGTCAAGGCGGTCGAAGCTGCGCTCGGCAACCCGAGCTCAATCAAGCGCGCCTGA
- a CDS encoding LysR family transcriptional regulator, protein MNLRAIDLNLLVVLDALLDEAHVSRAADRIGLSQPAMSSALERCRQLFGDRLLERGAGGMVLTPRAHALAGPVKDILASTKTLLGRSEPDLMAIRQTVRVVTADYPAVVIAPELHRRLARTAPGITVALMPWHGAGAALEGLGRGTIDLAISVFPVVEADFTRRELLRESYLVVMRRGHPAAAGFDLDTWLAHPHVLVSGRGDTKGALDEALARIGRERHVGMVVPNFAMVPPLVAGSDMIGLLPSRCLPPDGDDAFVTFPPPLAVDGFPLHSAWHKRRAEDPAVQHVARLIEELILALPVGG, encoded by the coding sequence ATGAATTTAAGGGCGATCGATCTCAATCTGTTGGTGGTGCTCGACGCCTTGCTCGACGAGGCGCATGTCTCGCGCGCTGCGGATCGCATCGGCCTTTCGCAGCCGGCGATGTCGAGCGCGCTGGAGCGCTGCCGTCAGCTCTTCGGCGACCGGCTGCTGGAGCGTGGCGCCGGTGGGATGGTCCTGACGCCCAGGGCTCACGCGCTGGCCGGGCCGGTGAAGGACATTCTGGCGAGCACGAAAACGCTGCTCGGCCGGAGCGAGCCGGATCTCATGGCGATCCGGCAGACCGTGCGGGTCGTGACGGCTGATTACCCCGCCGTGGTCATCGCCCCGGAGCTGCATCGCCGCCTGGCGCGAACGGCGCCGGGCATCACCGTCGCGCTCATGCCCTGGCATGGCGCGGGGGCCGCGCTCGAAGGGCTGGGGCGCGGCACCATCGATCTGGCGATCTCGGTCTTTCCGGTCGTTGAGGCCGATTTCACCCGTCGCGAATTGCTGCGGGAGAGCTATCTCGTCGTGATGCGTCGCGGCCATCCGGCGGCGGCTGGCTTCGATCTCGACACCTGGCTCGCCCACCCGCATGTGCTGGTTTCGGGGCGCGGCGACACCAAGGGCGCTCTCGACGAAGCCTTGGCGCGGATCGGGCGCGAGCGCCATGTCGGCATGGTCGTGCCGAACTTCGCTATGGTGCCGCCGCTGGTGGCCGGCTCCGACATGATCGGGCTCCTGCCGAGCCGCTGCCTGCCGCCGGATGGCGACGACGCATTCGTCACCTTCCCGCCGCCGCTTGCGGTGGACGGCTTCCCACTGCACAGCGCCTGGCACAAGCGCCGTGCGGAGGATCCAGCAGTGCAGCATGTCGCCCGGCTGATCGAGGAGCTGATCCTCGCGCTGCCGGTCGGGGGCTGA
- a CDS encoding YcxB family protein produces the protein MRTTPAIRRTDATDPPETFTVEAPLGLEDRIAAALFTYADLFAAARRRLLHLLIWVVLVLLALAYYSSWQESGHLGARTFLSRFGADLLGLGGLPILVVAVPMLAYYAVHPALVRSRLRRWYRDERLDRPVTNIYRFEPGGIVVTTAGGRSAFACRRIDGISEEPAHLFIRLRDIEDVFALPRRGLSEAQAAHIQSWAASCHAGGMAAARSFPELDMPDERVPLLSARFELTETDRAAALGWQMERPGMQRCRRRGFVLAFLVTALIPPLVFGFLWLLDPERVPFRYAFPLFLEMFASTFWRYVLGLWAIIAIGILLHPWMRRRHARQLGRQMQKRVQAYEHEVRLYDDGLEVWQDGFRGRFDWAGFERIERQSDHLVLLRRAGEPLILPLRALDGDKLAIFQRIADSRVGEGNHRPEAGA, from the coding sequence ATGCGCACGACGCCGGCGATTCGCCGTACCGACGCAACCGACCCGCCTGAGACTTTCACGGTCGAGGCTCCGCTCGGTCTTGAAGACCGGATCGCGGCGGCGCTCTTCACCTATGCCGATCTGTTCGCGGCGGCCCGGCGGCGTCTGCTCCACCTGCTGATCTGGGTGGTCCTGGTGCTGCTGGCCCTGGCCTACTACTCCTCCTGGCAGGAAAGCGGCCATCTGGGCGCCCGCACGTTCCTCTCGCGTTTCGGCGCGGACCTGCTCGGCCTGGGCGGCCTGCCGATCCTCGTCGTCGCCGTGCCCATGCTGGCCTACTACGCCGTTCATCCGGCGCTCGTCCGCAGCCGGCTGAGGCGCTGGTATCGCGACGAACGGCTCGACCGCCCCGTCACAAACATCTATCGCTTCGAGCCCGGCGGCATCGTCGTGACAACGGCCGGTGGCAGAAGCGCCTTTGCCTGCCGCCGCATCGACGGCATTTCCGAAGAGCCGGCCCATCTCTTCATTCGGCTGCGCGACATAGAAGACGTTTTCGCCCTGCCGCGCCGCGGGCTGTCCGAGGCGCAGGCGGCCCATATCCAGTCATGGGCCGCCTCCTGCCATGCTGGCGGAATGGCAGCCGCTCGCTCCTTCCCGGAGCTGGACATGCCGGACGAGCGCGTGCCCCTGCTCTCCGCGCGTTTCGAGCTGACCGAGACCGACCGCGCGGCGGCGCTCGGCTGGCAGATGGAGCGCCCGGGCATGCAGCGATGTCGCCGTCGCGGCTTCGTCCTCGCCTTTCTCGTCACGGCACTGATCCCGCCGCTGGTCTTCGGCTTCCTCTGGCTTCTCGACCCCGAGCGAGTTCCCTTCCGCTACGCCTTTCCGCTCTTCCTCGAAATGTTCGCGAGTACCTTCTGGCGATATGTGCTCGGCCTCTGGGCGATCATCGCGATCGGCATCCTGCTCCATCCCTGGATGAGACGCAGGCATGCGCGCCAGCTTGGCCGGCAGATGCAGAAGCGCGTGCAAGCCTATGAGCATGAGGTGCGGCTTTACGACGATGGGCTCGAAGTCTGGCAAGACGGCTTCCGGGGCAGGTTCGATTGGGCCGGCTTCGAACGGATCGAACGCCAGAGCGACCATCTCGTCCTGCTCCGGCGTGCGGGCGAGCCACTGATCCTGCCGCTGCGCGCGCTCGACGGCGACAAGCTGGCCATTTTCCAGCGCATCGCCGATAGTCGCGTCGGCGAGGGGAACCATCGGCCGGAGGCAGGCGCTTGA
- a CDS encoding NAD(P)H-dependent oxidoreductase, translated as MPKILILLFHPDFANSRANQALIEAARHLPDTEIADLHALYPDGQIDADTEVARLVAADRIVLQFPIQWYSTPPLLKAWQDVVLTRMFYLDYETEGARLAGRPLLVAATAGNVETAYAPDGVNLFPLKELLRPLQATAHRCGLAWVEPFLVYDVRRADDEALKAAGDYYASRLRRLAAPEPTTAAA; from the coding sequence ATGCCCAAGATCCTGATCCTGCTGTTTCACCCGGATTTCGCGAATTCGCGCGCCAACCAGGCGCTCATCGAGGCAGCACGCCATCTGCCCGATACAGAGATCGCCGATCTCCATGCCCTCTATCCGGATGGGCAGATCGACGCCGATACAGAGGTCGCCCGGCTCGTCGCGGCGGACCGCATCGTGCTGCAGTTCCCGATCCAGTGGTATTCGACGCCTCCCCTGCTCAAGGCCTGGCAGGATGTCGTGCTGACCCGGATGTTCTATCTCGACTACGAGACGGAGGGCGCAAGACTTGCCGGCAGGCCGCTGCTGGTCGCAGCGACGGCGGGCAATGTCGAGACCGCCTATGCGCCGGATGGCGTCAACCTGTTCCCGCTCAAGGAGCTGCTGCGCCCGTTGCAGGCGACGGCGCATCGCTGTGGTCTCGCCTGGGTCGAACCCTTCCTGGTCTACGACGTCCGTCGCGCCGACGACGAAGCGCTGAAGGCGGCCGGCGACTACTATGCCTCGCGGCTGCGGCGCCTGGCCGCTCCGGAACCGACAACGGCCGCCGCCTGA
- a CDS encoding pirin family protein: MSQLPAEDPVLGDARSCEAIEKVIVPRTHDLGGFQVRRALPAIGQRMVGPFIFFDQMGPAEFHLGEGLDVRPHPHIGLSTVTYLFDGEIMHRDSLGTALAIKPGAVNLMTAGRGIVHSERTGMEARASGPKLYGIQAWLALPKTHEEIAPEFVHHGAPELPRIVEGGKRISLIMGSAYGQTSPVKFPWEALYAEAVLSPGAILPLDPDYDERAIYIVSGKVDIAGEEFGAGQLLVFKPGDRISILGVDQSRVMIVGGEPMDGPRHIWWNFVSSSKERIDQAKQEWKTGRFDTVPGDDKEFIPLPEG, encoded by the coding sequence ATGTCGCAACTGCCAGCTGAAGACCCGGTTCTGGGCGATGCCCGTTCCTGCGAGGCGATCGAAAAGGTGATCGTGCCGCGCACACATGACCTCGGCGGTTTCCAGGTCCGCCGGGCGCTACCGGCCATCGGCCAGCGCATGGTCGGCCCCTTCATCTTCTTCGATCAGATGGGACCGGCCGAATTCCATCTCGGCGAAGGGCTCGACGTGCGCCCGCATCCGCATATCGGCCTCTCGACCGTGACCTATCTCTTCGACGGCGAGATCATGCATCGCGACTCGCTGGGCACGGCGCTCGCCATCAAGCCGGGCGCGGTCAACCTGATGACGGCCGGACGCGGCATCGTCCATTCCGAGCGCACGGGGATGGAGGCCCGCGCCAGCGGCCCGAAGCTCTACGGCATCCAGGCCTGGCTTGCCCTGCCGAAGACGCATGAGGAGATCGCGCCGGAATTCGTGCATCATGGCGCGCCTGAACTGCCGAGGATCGTCGAGGGCGGAAAGCGCATCAGCCTGATCATGGGCTCGGCCTACGGCCAGACCTCGCCCGTAAAGTTCCCGTGGGAGGCGCTCTACGCCGAAGCCGTGCTCTCGCCCGGCGCGATCCTGCCGCTCGACCCAGATTACGACGAGCGCGCGATCTACATCGTCTCGGGCAAGGTCGACATCGCGGGCGAGGAATTCGGCGCCGGCCAACTCCTCGTCTTCAAGCCGGGCGACCGCATCTCGATCCTGGGCGTCGACCAGAGCCGAGTGATGATCGTCGGCGGCGAGCCTATGGATGGCCCGCGCCATATCTGGTGGAACTTCGTCTCCTCCTCGAAGGAGCGCATCGACCAGGCCAAGCAGGAGTGGAAGACCGGCCGCTTCGACACCGTGCCCGGCGACGACAAGGAGTTCATCCCGCTGCCGGAAGGCTGA
- a CDS encoding MFS transporter yields MEPTDTARLPAAFRRIGWSNLSAQFSEQIALAAAPLAAVLLLSAGPAETGWLQTAQTLPFLLLSIPAGLMVDRASRRRLMVGTEALRALSLVAIPLLLAAGSLNLTWLALLGALGAVGTVCYSVAAPAFVPSVVPRARLADANRWLELARSVAYAGGPALGGALVGWIGVSTAYGLAAALSILAMLLLAGLPKDEPPPGQRRDLLHDLGEGARFAVGHDLLRPILLTAVFFNLSWFVFQAVYVAYAVQNLGLSATEVGITLGIYGAGMIVGAALAPAIARQVSFGMLILLGPFCGLCAASVMLATLWMPSVQLVGTSFFLFGVGPIIWTISTMTLRQAVTPNAMLGRVSALIMTATFGARPLGAAIGASVAAHFGIAACLALATAGFLVQLLVIAFSRVPRLQDLSEVA; encoded by the coding sequence ATGGAACCGACCGATACCGCACGACTGCCGGCCGCATTCAGGCGCATCGGCTGGTCCAATCTCTCTGCCCAGTTCTCGGAGCAGATCGCACTCGCTGCCGCGCCGCTGGCCGCGGTCCTCCTGCTCTCGGCCGGGCCGGCGGAGACCGGCTGGCTGCAGACGGCGCAGACCTTGCCGTTTCTCCTGCTTTCCATTCCGGCGGGCCTGATGGTCGACCGGGCCTCGCGGCGCCGGCTGATGGTCGGCACGGAGGCGTTGCGCGCGCTGTCGCTAGTGGCGATTCCGCTGCTGCTGGCGGCGGGCAGCCTCAACCTGACCTGGCTCGCTTTGCTCGGGGCGCTCGGTGCCGTTGGGACGGTCTGCTACAGCGTGGCAGCTCCGGCCTTCGTTCCGTCCGTGGTGCCGCGCGCCCGGCTCGCCGACGCCAATCGCTGGCTGGAACTCGCCCGCAGCGTCGCCTATGCCGGCGGGCCGGCACTCGGCGGAGCTCTCGTCGGCTGGATCGGTGTTTCGACGGCCTACGGGTTGGCGGCGGCGCTCTCCATCCTGGCCATGCTCCTGCTGGCGGGGCTGCCCAAGGATGAGCCGCCTCCCGGGCAGCGGCGCGATCTGTTGCACGATCTGGGGGAAGGGGCCCGCTTCGCGGTCGGCCACGATCTGCTCAGGCCGATTTTGCTGACCGCGGTTTTCTTCAATCTGTCCTGGTTCGTCTTCCAGGCGGTCTATGTCGCCTATGCGGTCCAGAACCTGGGCCTGAGCGCGACCGAGGTCGGGATCACGCTCGGCATCTATGGCGCGGGGATGATCGTCGGAGCAGCACTCGCCCCCGCCATCGCCCGGCAGGTCTCCTTCGGGATGCTGATCCTGCTCGGGCCGTTCTGTGGCCTCTGCGCCGCCAGCGTGATGCTCGCCACGCTCTGGATGCCCTCTGTTCAGCTGGTCGGCACCAGTTTCTTCCTGTTCGGCGTCGGGCCGATCATCTGGACGATCTCGACGATGACATTGCGGCAGGCCGTCACTCCCAACGCGATGCTCGGTCGCGTCTCGGCCCTGATCATGACGGCGACCTTCGGCGCCCGCCCATTAGGCGCCGCGATCGGCGCCTCCGTGGCGGCGCATTTCGGCATTGCTGCCTGCCTCGCCCTCGCGACTGCCGGGTTCCTGGTTCAGCTCCTCGTCATCGCTTTCTCGCGAGTGCCGCGGCTGCAGGACCTGTCCGAGGTCGCCTGA
- a CDS encoding TlyA family RNA methyltransferase: MKSRADQLLVERGFFESRARAQAAIAAGLVTANGAAVRKASEMVAQDAVLTAEAPHPYVSRGGLKLEAALDVFRFDPKDRICLDVGSSTGGFTDLLLKRGARHVIAVDVGRDQLHASLRDDPRVTSLEGQDIRTLAVETLSERPSLAAIDVSFISLKLVLPAVAGLLAPEAGIAALIKPQFEAGRAALKKGIVRDEAVQHQVCEEIVALLGELGFSIDGPIPSPIEGGDGNREFLVGARRTG; this comes from the coding sequence ATGAAGAGCCGGGCGGACCAGTTGCTCGTCGAGCGCGGCTTCTTCGAAAGCCGGGCGCGCGCGCAGGCCGCCATCGCCGCCGGACTCGTCACGGCGAATGGCGCGGCCGTGCGCAAGGCCTCCGAAATGGTGGCGCAGGACGCCGTGCTAACGGCGGAAGCGCCGCACCCTTACGTCTCGCGCGGCGGGCTCAAGCTCGAAGCCGCGCTCGACGTCTTCCGCTTCGACCCGAAGGACCGCATCTGCCTCGATGTCGGCTCCTCGACCGGCGGCTTCACCGATCTTCTGCTGAAGCGCGGAGCCCGGCATGTGATCGCGGTCGATGTCGGGCGCGACCAGCTCCATGCCTCGCTGCGCGACGATCCGCGCGTCACCAGCCTCGAAGGGCAGGATATCCGCACCCTCGCCGTCGAGACGTTGAGCGAGCGACCGAGCCTTGCCGCGATCGACGTCAGCTTCATCTCGCTGAAGCTCGTGCTGCCGGCCGTGGCCGGGCTGCTGGCGCCGGAAGCCGGCATCGCGGCTCTGATCAAGCCGCAATTCGAGGCCGGACGTGCGGCGCTGAAGAAGGGCATCGTCCGGGACGAAGCCGTGCAGCACCAGGTCTGTGAAGAGATCGTCGCATTGCTGGGTGAACTGGGCTTCTCTATCGATGGCCCGATCCCCTCCCCGATCGAGGGCGGCGACGGCAATCGCGAATTCCTGGTCGGCGCGCGCCGGACCGGGTGA
- a CDS encoding SOS response-associated peptidase: MCGRYAITLPPEAMRESFGYREQPNFPPRYNIAPTQPVPVIRPYDGARQFLLMRWGFVPSWVKDLKDFPLVINIRSESAAEKPSFRHALTRRRCLLPADGFYEWRRSGTGRQARADAFLFRRPDRGFFAFAALWETWHSPDGSELDTVAMMTGPANGTMAAIHHRCPIILDPRDHEAWLDPDATPQQTQRLLKPPPDDLLEVVAIGPAVNKVANDAPDLQEPATAPQEPVPTDAESTRHARKATRRPADDGQGSLF; the protein is encoded by the coding sequence ATGTGCGGACGCTATGCCATCACCCTGCCGCCCGAAGCGATGCGCGAAAGCTTCGGTTACCGCGAGCAGCCGAATTTCCCGCCGCGCTACAACATCGCACCGACGCAGCCGGTTCCCGTCATCCGCCCGTATGACGGGGCGCGACAGTTCCTGCTGATGCGCTGGGGCTTCGTCCCGAGCTGGGTGAAGGACCTCAAGGATTTTCCGCTGGTCATCAACATCCGCAGCGAAAGCGCGGCCGAAAAACCCTCCTTCCGTCATGCGCTGACACGGCGCCGTTGCCTGCTTCCCGCGGATGGGTTCTACGAATGGCGCCGCAGCGGAACGGGCCGGCAGGCACGTGCCGACGCCTTCCTGTTCCGGCGGCCTGACCGCGGCTTCTTCGCCTTCGCCGCGCTCTGGGAGACCTGGCATTCGCCGGATGGCTCTGAGCTCGACACCGTCGCGATGATGACGGGCCCCGCCAACGGCACGATGGCCGCGATCCATCACCGCTGCCCGATCATCCTCGACCCGCGGGACCACGAGGCCTGGCTCGACCCCGATGCGACGCCGCAGCAGACGCAGCGCCTGCTGAAGCCACCGCCGGACGATTTGCTGGAAGTCGTCGCCATCGGCCCGGCGGTCAACAAGGTCGCCAACGATGCTCCCGACCTGCAGGAACCCGCCACTGCCCCCCAAGAACCTGTACCCACCGATGCCGAATCCACGCGCCATGCGCGCAAAGCGACCCGGCGTCCCGCCGATGATGGGCAAGGCAGCCTGTTCTAG